Proteins from a genomic interval of Youhaiella tibetensis:
- a CDS encoding DNA alkylation repair protein, with protein MARLDRARIRTAAQYLEELEACRSEADAAAMQRYFKTGKGEYGEGDVFMGVRMGDVFRLARQSLEMPLSEIETLLESPFHEARAGAVSIMTEQYGRRKASDAERQALFDLYFRRHDRINNWDLVDKGTVWLVAPHMAGRSFDLLRRLAQSDNLWERRSAIMGTMTCARRGERLDEVYEIVGLLLGDREDLIHKATGWILRVAGDRDRPRLLAFLDTHAPTMPRTALRYAMEHLEKPVRAHYLKLGK; from the coding sequence ATGGCCAGGCTCGATCGCGCGCGCATCCGGACAGCCGCACAATATCTTGAAGAACTCGAGGCCTGCCGGTCCGAGGCGGACGCGGCGGCCATGCAGCGCTATTTCAAGACCGGCAAGGGCGAATACGGGGAGGGCGACGTCTTCATGGGCGTGCGCATGGGCGATGTCTTCCGCCTCGCCAGGCAATCGCTCGAAATGCCGCTTTCCGAAATCGAGACGCTGCTCGAGAGCCCCTTCCACGAGGCGCGGGCCGGGGCGGTCTCGATCATGACCGAGCAATACGGGCGCCGGAAGGCGAGCGATGCCGAGCGGCAGGCGCTGTTCGACCTCTATTTCCGCCGCCACGACCGCATCAACAACTGGGACCTGGTGGACAAGGGCACGGTCTGGCTGGTCGCCCCGCACATGGCCGGGCGCTCCTTCGACCTGCTGCGCCGGCTGGCGCAATCGGACAACCTCTGGGAGCGGCGCTCGGCCATCATGGGTACCATGACCTGCGCCCGGCGCGGCGAGCGTCTGGACGAAGTCTACGAGATCGTGGGCCTGCTGCTGGGCGACCGGGAGGACCTCATCCACAAGGCCACCGGCTGGATCCTGCGCGTCGCCGGCGACCGGGACCGCCCCCGCCTCCTCGCCTTCCTCGACACCCACGCCCCCACCATGCCCCGCACCGCCCTGCGCTACGCCATGGAACATTTGGAAAAGCCCGTGCGGGCGCATTATCTCAAGCTGGGAAAATAA
- a CDS encoding CarD family transcriptional regulator: MVAKKPVQRLGFKTGEYIVYPAHGVGLITSIDEQEVAGLTLELFVISFEQDKLTLRVPTAKIKSVGMRKLAEEDVVKKALDTVTGRARVKRTMWSRRAQEYEAKINSGDLIAISEVVRDLYRSDDQPEQSYSERQLFEQAMDRMSREIAAVNKLTLTEAVQLIEKNLAKSPRRSKADPAEEEAA, from the coding sequence ATGGTTGCCAAGAAGCCCGTCCAGCGGCTCGGTTTCAAGACGGGCGAGTATATCGTCTACCCGGCCCACGGCGTCGGCCTGATCACCTCGATCGATGAGCAGGAGGTTGCGGGGCTGACCCTTGAACTCTTCGTCATTTCGTTCGAGCAGGACAAGCTTACGCTGCGCGTCCCCACCGCCAAGATCAAATCAGTCGGCATGCGCAAGCTCGCCGAAGAAGATGTCGTGAAAAAGGCACTCGACACCGTCACCGGCCGTGCCCGCGTCAAGCGCACCATGTGGTCGCGCCGCGCCCAGGAATACGAGGCCAAGATCAATTCGGGCGACCTGATCGCCATCTCCGAAGTCGTGCGCGACCTCTACCGGTCCGACGACCAGCCGGAACAGTCCTACTCGGAGCGTCAGCTCTTCGAGCAGGCCATGGACCGCATGAGCCGCGAGATCGCCGCCGTCAACAAGCTCACCCTCACCGAGGCCGTGCAGCTGATCGAAAAGAACCTCGCCAAGAGCCCGCGCCGCTCCAAGGCCGACCCGGCCGAGGAAGAGGCCGCATAA
- the rpmB gene encoding 50S ribosomal protein L28, with amino-acid sequence MARRCELTGKGVMTGNTVSHAMNHSRRRFLPNLVNVSLISEALDRTVKLRISAAALRSVEHRGGLDAFLLKANDAELSDNAQALKKEVRAALAS; translated from the coding sequence ATGGCACGTCGCTGCGAACTCACCGGCAAGGGCGTTATGACGGGTAACACTGTGAGCCACGCGATGAACCATTCGCGTCGCCGGTTCCTGCCGAACCTCGTCAACGTCTCGCTGATCTCCGAAGCTCTCGACCGCACCGTCAAGCTGCGCATTTCCGCGGCGGCCCTGCGCTCGGTCGAGCACCGCGGCGGTCTGGATGCTTTCCTCCTCAAGGCCAACGACGCCGAGCTCTCGGACAACGCCCAGGCCCTCAAGAAGGAAGTGCGCGCCGCTCTCGCCTCGTAA
- a CDS encoding ABC transporter substrate-binding protein: MLRRTFLAATAALSVQLATLGGAFAVEITHAMGVTDVPDHPQRIVVLTNEGTEALLAVGITPVGAVRSWLGDPWYKHIADKMADVTVVGEESAVNLEAVAALEPDLIIGNKTRQEKIYSQLSAIAPTVMAERLRGDWKINMELYTQAAGKGAEGKAALEAFAAREKALGEALGDKKNEEVSLVRFMSGLTRIYYNDTFAGLILGEIGFKRPAAQDKAAFADDVTKERIPEMEGDRLFYFVYETGDGAADKQASEWLSEPLWQNLEVVKAGKAYPVDDAVWNTAGGYLAANLLLDDIARAYDVKLAD, translated from the coding sequence ATGCTTCGCAGAACCTTCCTTGCCGCGACCGCCGCGTTGAGCGTCCAGCTTGCGACCCTTGGCGGCGCCTTCGCCGTCGAGATCACCCACGCCATGGGTGTCACCGACGTTCCCGACCATCCCCAGCGCATCGTCGTGCTCACCAATGAGGGCACCGAGGCGCTGCTGGCGGTGGGCATCACGCCGGTCGGTGCGGTCCGCTCGTGGCTGGGCGATCCCTGGTACAAGCACATCGCCGACAAGATGGCCGACGTGACCGTGGTCGGGGAGGAATCGGCGGTCAATCTGGAGGCCGTCGCCGCGCTCGAGCCCGATCTCATCATCGGCAACAAGACGCGCCAGGAAAAGATCTATTCCCAGCTCTCGGCCATCGCGCCGACCGTGATGGCCGAGCGCCTGCGCGGGGACTGGAAGATCAACATGGAGCTCTACACCCAGGCCGCCGGCAAGGGCGCCGAGGGCAAGGCGGCGCTCGAGGCCTTCGCGGCCCGCGAAAAGGCGCTTGGCGAGGCGCTGGGCGACAAGAAGAACGAAGAGGTCTCGCTCGTCCGCTTCATGTCGGGCCTTACCCGCATCTATTACAACGACACCTTTGCCGGCCTCATCCTCGGGGAGATCGGCTTCAAGCGTCCTGCCGCCCAGGACAAGGCTGCCTTCGCCGACGACGTGACCAAGGAGCGCATTCCCGAGATGGAAGGGGATCGCCTCTTCTACTTCGTCTACGAGACCGGTGACGGCGCCGCCGACAAGCAGGCTTCCGAATGGCTCTCAGAGCCGCTCTGGCAGAACCTTGAGGTGGTCAAGGCCGGCAAGGCCTATCCGGTGGACGATGCGGTCTGGAACACGGCCGGCGGATACCTGGCGGCCAATCTGCTGCTCGATGACATCGCGCGCGCCTACGACGTCAAGCTCGCCGACTGA
- a CDS encoding CPBP family intramembrane glutamic endopeptidase codes for MLLDRYRLPIAILAFLIWVLITIGWGFWEPREATELAQTVNDAIAWNILLAGLFLLALTLVCRWRDIGFGPPRPLRSLLLLWLPAIYLVLFLFGVTLLGWPPGHMLAFLAVNTLFVGFSEELMFRGVLFRALLTRVSIWPAIWISVALFGAVHTLNVFVTGDLMMAAAQAVAAAMSGMLFMALVIRMGSIIPAMIFHAIWDFTTLSLASNVPMSGGAVNLTPLQMTLPVLFVLPNFLYGLYLLRGVGRDARWQRQPAGSAA; via the coding sequence ATGCTGCTCGACCGCTATCGCCTGCCGATCGCGATTCTCGCCTTCCTCATCTGGGTGCTGATCACCATCGGCTGGGGCTTCTGGGAGCCGCGCGAGGCGACCGAACTCGCCCAGACCGTCAATGACGCGATCGCCTGGAACATCCTGCTGGCAGGCCTTTTCCTGCTGGCGCTGACCCTGGTCTGCCGCTGGCGCGATATCGGGTTCGGTCCGCCGCGCCCGCTGCGCTCGCTGCTCCTGCTCTGGCTGCCCGCCATCTACCTGGTGCTGTTCCTCTTCGGGGTGACGCTCCTGGGCTGGCCGCCCGGCCATATGCTGGCCTTCCTGGCGGTCAACACGCTCTTCGTGGGATTTTCCGAGGAACTGATGTTCCGTGGCGTGCTGTTCCGGGCGCTGCTGACGCGGGTCTCGATCTGGCCGGCGATCTGGATCAGCGTCGCGCTTTTCGGGGCCGTCCACACGCTCAACGTCTTCGTGACCGGAGACCTGATGATGGCGGCGGCGCAGGCCGTGGCGGCGGCGATGAGCGGGATGCTGTTCATGGCCCTGGTCATCCGCATGGGCTCGATCATCCCGGCCATGATCTTTCATGCCATCTGGGACTTCACCACGCTGAGCCTGGCCAGCAACGTGCCGATGAGCGGCGGCGCGGTGAACCTGACGCCGCTGCAGATGACGCTGCCCGTGCTCTTCGTGCTGCCCAATTTCCTCTATGGGCTCTACCTGCTGCGCGGGGTCGGGCGCGACGCCCGCTGGCAACGCCAGCCGGCGGGCAGCGCCGCATAG
- a CDS encoding thermonuclease family protein, translating to MLKASLLSIAALAAMTLPATAEGCPGLRDGPRGRVTEVTDGDTVHLDNGLIVRLVGTQAPKLALGRPGFEDWPMGEEARGRLIDMALDKPVLLRYGGAQTDRYGRILAQMFVLDGARELWVQEAMVASGFARVYSYADNRACLASLLAAEGRARAGRLGIWRDPYYSVLEAARPDALVRRQGQYALVEGRVLLADKARGRVYLNFGRNWTEDFTAVIGERALPLFAESGPDPLALGGALIRVRGWIDDRDGPRIDVTHPEQIEVLATQ from the coding sequence TTGCTCAAAGCCAGTCTTCTCAGCATCGCCGCGCTGGCAGCCATGACGCTGCCTGCGACTGCCGAAGGCTGTCCGGGCTTGCGCGACGGGCCGCGCGGCCGCGTCACCGAAGTCACCGATGGCGATACCGTACACCTCGATAATGGCCTGATCGTGCGCCTGGTGGGCACGCAGGCCCCCAAGCTGGCCCTGGGCCGGCCGGGCTTTGAAGATTGGCCCATGGGCGAGGAGGCGCGCGGCAGGCTCATCGACATGGCGCTCGATAAGCCGGTGCTGCTGCGCTATGGCGGGGCGCAGACCGACCGGTACGGGCGCATCCTGGCGCAGATGTTCGTCCTCGATGGCGCGCGCGAACTCTGGGTGCAGGAGGCGATGGTGGCCTCCGGCTTTGCCCGCGTCTATTCCTATGCCGACAATCGTGCCTGCCTTGCATCACTGCTGGCCGCCGAGGGGCGCGCCCGCGCCGGAAGGCTTGGCATCTGGCGCGATCCCTATTACAGCGTGCTTGAGGCGGCGCGGCCTGACGCACTGGTCCGGCGTCAGGGCCAATATGCGCTCGTTGAGGGCCGTGTCCTCTTGGCCGACAAGGCGCGGGGGCGGGTCTATCTCAACTTCGGCCGCAACTGGACAGAGGATTTCACTGCCGTTATCGGCGAGCGGGCTTTGCCGCTTTTCGCCGAAAGCGGTCCTGACCCCCTGGCGCTGGGGGGCGCACTGATCCGGGTCAGGGGATGGATCGACGACAGGGACGGGCCGCGGATCGACGTGACGCATCCCGAGCAGATTGAGGTTTTGGCCACACAATGA
- a CDS encoding M48 family metalloprotease, producing the protein MTGLRRVLFGLRGGVLLPAVAVLAACSSIFPESRISVTETGKNNAPAVAVPAGTDPSDAVIGLREHPRIIASYGGIYSDRPAEIMLARIVGRLMTAANQPNSKFTITILDSSEVNAFALPGGYVYVTRGILALASDSSELAAVLAHEMAHVILRHARARTNRARTTEVVDKVITGVFGGNAQTDQAVQRAKVSMAAFSQQQELEADREGIMIAGKAGYDPYAASRFLGVMSRFAKFSAGNTSQGDDFLSSHPSTPDRIQKAIDTARGSFGAPGAGETDRDAYMAGIDGLTFGPSPTQGSIVGRKFVHPGNKFTFTVPAGYTLQNSQNAVVGVAGDGEAVRFDSAEVSPSVSLVDYLKSGWIAGLDAASVKAESYNGIEMASGVARTDQWSFRVSVMRFDGMVYRFIFAAKSDSQRFAQGAEETLKSFRRAAGNDLSGIRRVALKAVTARPGDTAASLAQQMSGLTRGSDLFYVLNNLLPGDPLVAGQKYKIVTLQ; encoded by the coding sequence ATGACTGGTTTGCGGCGAGTTCTGTTTGGTCTGCGGGGCGGCGTCCTGCTACCGGCGGTCGCGGTTCTGGCGGCCTGTTCCTCCATCTTCCCTGAATCGCGCATCAGCGTCACCGAGACGGGCAAGAACAACGCGCCCGCCGTGGCCGTTCCCGCCGGCACCGACCCGTCCGACGCGGTCATCGGGCTGCGCGAGCATCCGCGCATCATCGCCTCTTATGGCGGCATCTATTCGGATCGTCCGGCCGAGATCATGCTGGCGCGCATCGTCGGGCGGCTGATGACGGCGGCCAACCAGCCCAATTCCAAGTTCACCATCACCATCCTCGATTCCTCGGAGGTCAACGCCTTCGCGCTGCCGGGCGGCTATGTCTACGTCACGCGCGGCATCCTGGCGCTGGCCAGCGACTCGAGCGAGCTGGCGGCTGTGCTCGCCCACGAGATGGCCCACGTCATCCTGCGCCATGCCCGCGCCCGCACCAATCGCGCCCGCACCACCGAGGTCGTCGACAAGGTCATCACCGGGGTCTTCGGCGGCAATGCCCAGACCGACCAGGCCGTGCAGCGCGCCAAGGTGTCGATGGCCGCGTTCAGCCAGCAGCAGGAGCTCGAGGCCGACCGCGAGGGCATCATGATCGCCGGCAAGGCGGGCTACGATCCCTATGCGGCGTCCCGGTTCCTGGGCGTGATGAGCCGCTTCGCCAAGTTCTCGGCGGGCAATACCAGCCAGGGCGACGATTTTCTCTCCTCCCACCCCTCCACGCCCGACCGCATCCAGAAGGCGATCGATACGGCGCGCGGTTCCTTCGGCGCGCCGGGGGCGGGCGAGACGGACCGGGACGCCTATATGGCCGGCATCGACGGGCTGACCTTCGGGCCGAGCCCCACCCAGGGCTCGATCGTGGGGCGCAAGTTCGTGCACCCGGGCAACAAGTTCACCTTCACCGTTCCGGCCGGCTACACGCTGCAGAATTCGCAGAATGCCGTGGTCGGGGTGGCCGGGGACGGGGAGGCCGTGCGCTTCGACAGCGCCGAGGTCTCCCCCAGCGTCTCGCTGGTCGACTACCTCAAGTCCGGCTGGATCGCGGGTCTCGACGCCGCCAGCGTCAAGGCCGAGAGCTACAACGGCATTGAGATGGCCTCGGGCGTGGCCCGCACCGATCAGTGGAGTTTCCGTGTTTCGGTGATGCGGTTCGACGGCATGGTCTACCGCTTCATCTTCGCGGCCAAGTCGGACAGCCAGCGCTTCGCCCAGGGCGCCGAGGAAACCCTCAAGAGCTTCCGCCGCGCCGCCGGCAACGACCTGTCGGGGATCCGCCGCGTCGCCCTCAAGGCGGTAACGGCGCGGCCGGGCGACACCGCCGCCAGCCTCGCCCAGCAGATGAGCGGCCTCACCCGCGGCTCCGACCTCTTCTACGTCCTCAACAACCTCCTCCCCGGCGACCCGCTGGTGGCCGGCCAGAAGTACAAGATCGTCACGCTGCAGTAG
- a CDS encoding helicase-related protein has translation MDASSPSQSLKAVLGPTNTGKTYFAIERMLAHSSGMIGLPLRLLAREVYNRVVERVGQQAVALVTGEERIVPPRARYWVCTVEAMPTDMPVECVAIDEVQTAIDFDRGHVFTNRILNARGISETLLMGSATMAPVIRQLLPHAEIIHRPRLSTLTYAGSKKISRQPDRSAIVAFSAAQVYAIAELIRRERGGAAVVMGALSPRTRNAQVELYQNGDVDFLVATDAIGMGLNLDVHHVAFADDTKFDGRQTRPLTAAEFGQIAGRAGRHVRNGTFGVTGGTDSFDEELVAQLESHDFEPVKILQWRNTELDFASIDSLRRSLDATPRHKALTRVPTATDQIALEFISRNEAGALATDLKAVHLLWEVCQTPDYRDISPAHHGEIVTRLYSDLRKRGFVDPDWIAEQVRFCDNISGDIDTLSNRIRQIRTWTFVANRKNWLEDPTHWRETTRDIEDRLSDALHEKLIQRFVDRRTSVLIRHLKDRRMASPQINDRGEVSLEGHLIGTIEGFRFTLARSDGDGDAKGLRAAADSAVAPEIRNRAERLSGAPNEEIVLATDGRLRWRGEIVGELVEGDHLLRPRVLVLADESLTGPELERVQDRLSLWLRHHVNTQLESVAALAEPSDLDGAARGIAFQLSEHLGILPRQAVADEVKGLDQDVRAKMRKHGIKFGAYHIYLPLSLKPAPRELALILYALKNGGIRQPGVTDLPHIVLSGRTSFEIDPEVNPHLYEIAGFKVAGKRAVRVDILERLADIIRPLIALDARTHSGELPAGAAEANGFRVTVEMTSLLGCAGEEFASILSALGYRVRRTPKVAAPVEAPVAAEGTVEGVAEGGAETPLLETAETPEEIESDLVKIDEVAEAEAPVEETTLGVDQPAAEAAPAEPAEPEFDEVWFPAGRRPDNRRHQNHRHANGAGEGEGEARGRRDNGGGRKPRFEKGQRFDAPRGEGRGNGPREERRFDKPRKFDNAGKGGKNFDRPQREKREPAFDPDSPFAALLALKNPKSE, from the coding sequence ATGGACGCCTCCTCCCCCTCCCAGTCGCTCAAGGCCGTGCTGGGTCCGACCAACACCGGCAAGACCTACTTTGCCATAGAGCGCATGCTGGCCCATTCCTCCGGAATGATCGGCCTGCCGCTGCGCCTTCTGGCGCGCGAGGTCTATAACCGCGTGGTGGAACGCGTCGGCCAGCAGGCCGTGGCGCTGGTGACCGGGGAAGAGCGCATCGTGCCGCCGCGCGCCCGCTACTGGGTGTGCACGGTTGAAGCCATGCCCACCGACATGCCGGTGGAATGCGTGGCCATCGACGAGGTGCAGACCGCCATCGATTTCGACCGCGGGCACGTCTTCACCAACCGCATCCTCAATGCACGCGGGATCTCCGAAACCCTCTTGATGGGCTCGGCCACCATGGCTCCGGTGATCCGGCAATTGCTGCCGCATGCCGAGATCATCCACCGCCCCCGGCTCTCGACGCTGACCTATGCCGGCTCCAAGAAGATTTCGCGCCAGCCCGACCGTTCGGCCATCGTCGCCTTCTCGGCGGCCCAGGTCTACGCCATCGCCGAACTCATCCGCCGCGAGCGCGGCGGGGCGGCCGTCGTCATGGGCGCGCTCTCCCCGCGCACGCGAAATGCCCAGGTCGAGCTCTACCAGAACGGGGACGTCGATTTCCTCGTGGCGACCGACGCCATCGGCATGGGGCTCAACCTGGACGTGCACCACGTCGCCTTTGCCGACGACACCAAGTTCGACGGCCGCCAGACCCGTCCGCTCACCGCCGCCGAATTCGGCCAGATCGCTGGGCGTGCCGGACGCCACGTTCGCAACGGCACGTTCGGGGTGACCGGCGGCACCGATTCGTTCGACGAGGAACTGGTGGCCCAGCTCGAGAGCCACGACTTCGAGCCGGTGAAGATCCTGCAGTGGCGCAATACCGAGCTGGACTTCGCCTCGATCGATTCGCTGCGCCGCTCGCTCGACGCCACGCCCCGTCACAAGGCGCTCACGCGCGTGCCCACCGCGACCGACCAGATCGCGCTCGAATTCATTTCCCGCAACGAAGCGGGAGCCCTCGCCACGGACCTCAAGGCCGTGCATCTGCTCTGGGAAGTGTGCCAGACGCCCGACTACCGGGACATCTCCCCCGCCCATCATGGCGAAATTGTCACACGTCTCTATTCCGATCTCAGAAAGCGCGGGTTTGTCGACCCCGATTGGATTGCCGAGCAGGTACGGTTCTGCGACAATATCAGCGGCGACATTGACACCCTGTCGAACAGGATCAGGCAGATACGAACCTGGACCTTCGTCGCCAACCGCAAAAATTGGCTTGAAGATCCAACGCATTGGCGCGAAACAACCCGTGACATAGAGGACAGACTTTCCGACGCGCTTCACGAAAAGCTGATCCAGCGCTTCGTGGACCGCAGAACGAGCGTTCTCATCCGTCACTTGAAAGACAGACGCATGGCATCTCCGCAGATCAACGACCGGGGTGAAGTATCCCTGGAAGGTCACCTCATCGGCACGATCGAAGGCTTCCGCTTTACGCTCGCCCGGTCGGACGGCGACGGAGACGCCAAAGGTCTTCGCGCTGCCGCCGATAGCGCGGTCGCGCCCGAAATCCGCAATCGTGCCGAGCGCCTGTCGGGCGCTCCCAACGAAGAAATCGTATTGGCCACCGACGGGCGCCTGCGCTGGCGCGGCGAGATCGTGGGCGAACTGGTCGAGGGCGATCACCTGCTGCGTCCGCGCGTGCTGGTGCTGGCCGACGAATCGCTGACCGGGCCCGAGCTGGAGCGCGTGCAGGACCGGCTCAGCCTGTGGCTGCGCCACCACGTCAACACCCAGCTCGAATCGGTAGCCGCGCTCGCCGAGCCTTCGGACCTCGATGGCGCCGCCCGCGGCATCGCCTTCCAGCTTTCCGAGCACCTGGGCATCCTGCCGCGCCAGGCCGTGGCCGATGAGGTCAAGGGCCTGGACCAGGACGTGCGCGCCAAGATGCGCAAGCACGGCATCAAGTTCGGCGCCTACCACATCTACCTGCCCTTGAGCCTCAAGCCCGCCCCGCGCGAGCTGGCGCTCATCCTCTATGCGCTCAAGAACGGCGGCATCCGCCAGCCGGGCGTGACCGACCTGCCCCATATCGTGCTCTCGGGCCGCACGTCCTTCGAGATCGACCCCGAGGTGAACCCGCATCTCTATGAGATCGCCGGCTTCAAGGTGGCGGGCAAGCGCGCCGTGCGCGTGGACATTCTCGAGCGCCTGGCCGACATCATCCGCCCGCTGATCGCGCTCGACGCCCGCACCCATTCGGGCGAGTTGCCCGCAGGCGCCGCCGAAGCCAACGGCTTCCGCGTTACCGTAGAAATGACCTCGCTGCTCGGCTGCGCCGGGGAAGAGTTCGCCTCCATCCTCTCCGCGCTCGGCTATCGCGTGCGCCGCACTCCCAAGGTGGCGGCCCCTGTCGAGGCGCCGGTTGCAGCGGAAGGCACCGTCGAGGGCGTTGCCGAGGGCGGCGCCGAGACGCCGCTGCTCGAAACCGCCGAGACGCCCGAAGAGATCGAATCCGACCTGGTCAAGATCGACGAGGTAGCCGAGGCCGAAGCACCGGTCGAGGAGACCACGCTCGGTGTCGACCAGCCGGCCGCCGAGGCCGCGCCAGCCGAACCGGCTGAACCCGAGTTCGATGAAGTCTGGTTCCCTGCCGGTCGCCGGCCCGATAACCGCCGCCACCAGAACCACCGCCACGCCAATGGCGCCGGCGAGGGTGAAGGGGAGGCCCGCGGCCGCCGCGACAATGGCGGCGGGCGCAAGCCGCGCTTCGAAAAGGGCCAGCGCTTCGACGCTCCGCGCGGCGAAGGCCGCGGCAACGGTCCGCGCGAAGAGCGCCGGTTCGACAAGCCGCGCAAGTTCGACAATGCCGGAAAGGGCGGCAAGAACTTCGACCGTCCCCAGCGCGAGAAGCGCGAGCCGGCTTTCGATCCGGATTCGCCCTTCGCGGCCCTGCTGGCGCTCAAGAACCCCAAGTCCGAGTAG
- a CDS encoding RNA-binding S4 domain-containing protein gives MPESRQRLDKWLFFSRAVKSRTLAQKLIESGAVRVNSERTLASDHRVGAGDVLTMTVHTRLLVWKILDAGERRGPATEAALLYEDLSPPPLPRADRVAPVAERDAGAGRPTKKERRETDRLKGE, from the coding sequence ATGCCGGAGAGCCGCCAGCGCCTGGACAAGTGGCTCTTCTTCTCGCGCGCGGTCAAATCGCGCACGCTGGCCCAAAAGCTCATTGAAAGCGGCGCCGTTCGGGTCAATTCCGAACGGACGCTGGCCAGCGACCATCGCGTGGGCGCCGGCGACGTGCTGACCATGACGGTGCATACGCGCCTGCTGGTCTGGAAGATCCTCGACGCCGGGGAACGACGCGGCCCCGCGACCGAAGCAGCCCTGCTCTACGAAGACCTTTCACCTCCGCCCCTGCCCAGGGCGGACCGCGTGGCTCCCGTCGCCGAACGCGATGCCGGGGCGGGACGTCCAACCAAGAAGGAACGGCGGGAAACCGATCGGCTCAAGGGCGAGTAA
- a CDS encoding DUF3108 domain-containing protein, protein MASLRLLRPVAAFAFAAFSMPAFAAPVAATANYIVSLGGINIAEMEVNLKDDGKRYSIDASAKVAGLGSIVASGTASVQSAGSSSGANLISQKFDILTRANGEDFSVKVAYAGKNVESFVVTPPILDNVDRVPIERSQLSGVNDFLAAFVFKGGALDKSLCSKKSRVFTGVERFDIALSYARDDVATSQRTGYQGPVVLCNVHYTPVSGHFTTSEVTKYLANSDRILVWYAPVFQTGYFVPYRVLLTTTMGDLSMVLTGMKG, encoded by the coding sequence TTGGCCAGCCTGCGCCTTCTCCGTCCCGTCGCCGCCTTCGCCTTCGCCGCCTTCTCGATGCCCGCGTTCGCCGCGCCCGTGGCAGCGACCGCCAACTACATCGTCTCGCTGGGCGGCATCAACATCGCCGAGATGGAGGTCAACCTCAAGGACGACGGCAAACGCTATTCCATCGACGCCTCCGCCAAGGTGGCGGGCCTGGGCTCGATCGTCGCCAGCGGCACGGCCAGCGTGCAGTCGGCAGGCTCCTCGAGCGGCGCCAACCTTATCTCCCAGAAGTTCGACATCCTGACCCGCGCCAATGGCGAGGATTTTTCGGTCAAGGTCGCCTATGCCGGCAAGAACGTCGAAAGTTTCGTCGTCACCCCGCCGATCCTGGACAATGTCGACCGCGTGCCGATCGAGCGCTCCCAGCTCTCGGGGGTCAACGACTTCCTGGCCGCCTTCGTCTTCAAGGGCGGCGCGCTCGACAAGTCGCTGTGCTCCAAGAAGTCGCGCGTCTTCACCGGCGTCGAACGATTCGACATCGCCCTGAGCTACGCGCGCGACGACGTCGCCACGTCCCAGCGCACCGGCTACCAGGGCCCGGTCGTGCTGTGCAACGTGCACTACACCCCGGTCTCGGGCCATTTCACCACCAGCGAAGTGACCAAGTACCTGGCCAATTCCGACCGCATCCTGGTCTGGTATGCCCCGGTGTTCCAGACCGGCTATTTCGTCCCCTACCGCGTGCTGCTGACCACTACGATGGGCGATTTGTCCATGGTGCTGACCGGCATGAAGGGCTGA
- the fdxA gene encoding ferredoxin FdxA, with protein MTYVVTDNCIRCKYMDCVEVCPVDCFYEGENMLVIHPDECIDCGVCEPECPAEAIKPDTESGLDKWLEINTKYANVWPNITEKRDAPADAKEMDGVADKFEKYFSEAPGEGD; from the coding sequence ATGACCTACGTCGTCACGGATAACTGCATTCGCTGCAAGTACATGGATTGTGTCGAGGTTTGCCCTGTCGACTGTTTCTATGAAGGCGAGAACATGCTGGTGATCCACCCGGACGAATGCATCGACTGCGGTGTGTGCGAACCGGAATGCCCGGCCGAGGCCATCAAGCCCGACACCGAGAGCGGCCTGGACAAATGGCTTGAAATCAATACCAAGTACGCCAATGTATGGCCCAACATCACCGAGAAGCGTGACGCCCCGGCGGACGCCAAGGAGATGGACGGGGTGGCGGACAAGTTTGAGAAATATTTCTCAGAGGCACCCGGCGAAGGCGACTGA